The Apium graveolens cultivar Ventura chromosome 6, ASM990537v1, whole genome shotgun sequence genome contains a region encoding:
- the LOC141666072 gene encoding uncharacterized protein LOC141666072: MENHLKTGWLPDDAQETHKLSLEEALKEVHEGICGHYFWGRAFTHKITQLGFYWPSILASVKAYVKKCNTFQRHVSVVRQHPERLTSISSPIPFVMWGMDILELALTLIAHPQANGQAEVANRIILDGLKKRAESPRNTWVDEFLAILWGYHTTYKNTTKATSFMLVYRADRVVPLEITHGLSKVKAYEAGINEEGMRLALDLFDKVSDEANTSNAKHPNRASLYYKRRVRERIFQQEDLVLRKIEVLRVGEKGKLAPNWEGP; the protein is encoded by the exons ATGGAGAACCACCTTAAGACGGGTTGGCTACCGGATGATGCCCAAGAGACACACAAGTTATCA CTAGAGGAGGCACTGAAGGAAGTCCACGAAGGGATTTGTGGACATTACTTTTGGGGCAGGGCCTTCACTCATAAGATAACCCAGCTGGGGTTTTACTGGCCATCAATATTAGCCAGTGTAAAGGCTTATGTGAAAAAGTGTAATACATTCCAGAGGCACGTTTCTGTAGTTCGACAGCACCCAGAGAGGCTTACATCCATTAGCTCCCCCATCCCCTTCGTAATGTGGGGAATGGACATACTAG AACTTGCATTGACCTTAATTGCCCATCCCCAAGCAAATGGGCAAGCTGAGGTCGCTAATCGGATCATCCttgatggactaaaaaagagggCCGAAAGCCCAAGAAACACTTGGGTGGACGAATTTTTAGCTATACTCTGGGGATATCATACTACCTACAAAAATACAACTAAAGCTACCTCATTCATGTTGGTCTACAGAGCCGACAGAGTGGTGCCCCTTGAGATCACCCACGGATTATCAAAGGTTAAAGCTTATGAAGCGGGAATTAATGAAGAAGGAATGAGGCTTGCTCTCGACCTTTTTGACAAGGTCAGCGACGAAGCCAACACCAGTAATGCAAAGCATCCGAACAGAGCCTCCCTTTACTATAAAAGGAGGGTAAGAGAAAGGATTTTCCAACAAGAAGACTTGGTGTTAAGGAAGATTGAGGTGTTACGAGTTGGCGAGAAAGGAAAGttagccccaaattgggaaggtcCTTAG